One window of Nakaseomyces glabratus chromosome A, complete sequence genomic DNA carries:
- the NCW2 gene encoding Ncw2p (CAGL0A04081g~Predicted GPI-linked cell wall protein) has protein sequence MKLTQVALICSIASVNASTGGLDDNFGGKADSSKESPSGSQAADSDSPSSQVEAQVPSANAAAQLPSSKAVSQVPTQSVVQNSNVVSSAKGKDGFAVEPSTTITTTDANGNPTTKYLWWIPEATPSVSAKSAPTSVEDSESSSSSAVVSSTVSPSAVSSASVVSSSHKSIVSDSALLQNSDFSSVVSSSVSSSASSSASSSASKGKKGKDSDASSSVSSHSRRPDEPITVLTYLDSEGHTVTSKVWWTPTGVTSSNTASVSVSSSIESKENKAVSSVHGKKDKKSKHQKSHSSTTVETTTASSSKEHTSKHKGKGKSKSTVETVHTSVSHSASHSTSQSVSEVAKRAVHFENAGVVDKYPLVLAAGSLAIALLL, from the coding sequence atgaaaCTCACACAAGTCGCTCTAATCTGCTCAATTGCATCTGTTAACGCTTCCACTGGTGGTCTTGATGACAACTTTGGTGGTAAGGCCGACAGTTCCAAGGAGAGCCCATCTGGCTCTCAGGCCGCTGACTCTGATTCGCCAAGCTCGCAAGTTGAAGCACAAGTGCCAAGTGCCAACGCTGCAGCTCAGCTTCCAAGCTCCAAGGCTGTCTCCCAAGTGCCTACTCAAAGTGTTGTGCAAAACTCCAACGTTGTCTCCAGTGCCAAGGGCAAAGACGGTTTTGCCGTTGAACCAAGCACCACCATTACTACCACAGATGCCAACGGTAACCCAACCACAAAATATCTGTGGTGGATCCCAGAAGCTACTCCATCTGTTTCCGCTAAGTCTGCCCCTACTTCAGTAGAAGACTCTGAATCCAGCTCGTCCAGTGCCGTTGTCTCTAGCACTGTCTCTCCTAGCGCTGTTTCCAGTGCCAGTGTCGTTAGCTCATCTCACAAATCCATTGTCTCTGACTCTGCCTTGCTGCAAAACTCTGATTTCTCCAGTGTTGTTTCCAGCTCTGTTTCCAGTTCTGCTTCCAGTTCTGCTTCCAGTTCTGCTTCGAAGGGCAAGAAGGGCAAGGACTCCGACGCCAGCTCCTCTGTGTCCTCCCACTCGAGAAGACCAGATGAGCCCATCACTGTACTAACATACTTGGACTCCGAGGGCCACACTGTGACCTCGAAGGTGTGGTGGACCCCTACAGGAGTCACATCGAGCAACACCGCCTCGGTGTCGGTATCCTCATCGATAGAGAGCAAAGAGAACAAGGCAGTGAGCTCAGTGCATGGCAAGAAGGACAAGAAGAGCAAGCACCAGAAGTCCCACTCCAGCACTACAGTGGAGACCACTACTGCCTCGTCATCAAAGGAACACACATCCAAGCACAAGGGCAAGGGCAAGTCCAAGTCCACCGTGGAGACCGTGCACACCAGCGTCTCCCACAGTGCCTCCCACAGTACCTCACAGAGTGTCAGCGAAGTAGCCAAGAGAGCAGTCCATTTCGAAAACGCAGGCGTAGTCGACAAGTACCCTCTCGTGCTAGCAGCAGGTTCCCTAGCCATCGCACTACTATTATAG
- the HCR1 gene encoding translation initiation factor eIF3 core subunit j (CAGL0A04125g~Ortholog(s) have translation initiation factor activity and role in cytoplasmic translation, maturation of SSU-rRNA from tricistronic rRNA transcript (SSU-rRNA, 5.8S rRNA, LSU-rRNA)), whose product MSWDDAGNDDAVLMDSWDAEVDFAGDEPILDSWDEEPKAKKEAAKPKPKPKAGGKKNAKGEEKKEQVLAIDELDPQTRKELMKKAELESDLNNAADLLGDLEMAEEHPRARAMQKEQELAAQAALLRPAMTKDTPIEDHPLFKAETKKEYQDLRKALATAIVTMHEKSSLNYSSSLAIDLIRDVSKPMSIENIRQTVATLNILIKDKEKAERQARLARVKGGTATGGAGKKKAKAKTNLGGAFKKDQDFDVDDINYDDFGADDFM is encoded by the coding sequence ATGTCTTGGGATGATGCTGGAAACGACGATGCTGTCCTGATGGACTCCTGGGATGCCGAGGTTGATTTTGCCGGCGATGAGCCTATTCTGGACTCATGGGATGAGGAGCCAAAGGCCAAGAAGGAGGCTGCCAAGCCTAAGCCTAAGCCAAAGGCTGGTGGTAAGAAGAATGCCAAGGGTgaggagaagaaagagCAAGTGCTGGCCATTGATGAGCTAGATCCTCAGACGCGGAAGGagctgatgaagaaggcCGAGCTAGAGTCCGACTTGAACAACGCTGCTGATCTTCTTGGAGACTTGGAGATGGCCGAGGAGCACCCAAGAGCTCGTGCTATGCAGAAGGAGCAAGAATTGGCAGCACAAGCCGCACTTTTGAGACCTGCGATGACTAAAGACACACCAATTGAAGACCACCCATTATTCAAGGCAGAGACCAAGAAGGAATACCAGGACCTAAGAAAGGCATTGGCTACTGCCATTGTCACTATGCATGAAAAATCTTCTCTAAACTACTCATCCTCCTTGGCCATTGATTTGATCAGAGACGTATCGAAGCCAATGTCCATCGAAAATATTAGACAGACTGTCGCCACCCTAAATATCCTAATCAAGGACAAGGAGAAGGCTGAAAGACAGGCTCGTTTGGCTCGTGTCAAGGGTGGTACCGCTACTGGTGGTGCtggtaagaagaaggcTAAGGCCAAGACCAATTTGGGTGGTGCTTTCAAGAAAGATCAAGATTTCGACGTGGATGACATCAACTATGATGACTTCGGTGCTGACGATTTTATGTAA
- the MMR1 gene encoding Mmr1p (CAGL0A04169g~Ortholog(s) have role in mitochondrion inheritance and cellular bud neck, incipient cellular bud site, mitochondrial outer membrane localization) — protein sequence MNSPHFNELSPSMSPIAFGFDDKTLLSPTKLKLDQHAPMNSLLYPTSLSKLSELSRTGRSQQRSRRDSDTLRSLSPLRLQFQNTGGANPGPNFSMGAPKMLKPEFLQKSSTSTSTLPLLSALLMKTGNGKAGSQQQGSASNENNSQTTSMSGFEQVSMIKESLDQLRQEVIVPKRNKNRDSTSTRRDRATTTKDETLAVSDDKDARKVSDANSEKTLYEEQHLRKQVPASHSKEVGSSRIFSTETATSAKDVDSQQLRDGLDVEALPTDRNGFVQIDHKNINTNRYSFISATSTDYDMEWYESQNNIAKHANSHRHGHLSSNRMMSVIQDDLRNQVNLESQSSQSSTSYEAQKLDLKIKQLELEISELKLQNEKLIHSITTNRIVEDRLLMDFIGNNENAPIAKPTQQRDMEKKVKQLEKRFDSYQKVLKQLKVISNSPPPKKSNSKHGHRHSHGHRKSCDNIQLTDNRGRILRISSTELRKLDEQQDSSSSSPSSFSDSPSSTSVIAEDEIEQIDLEDPTEEKIIVKKRQNAASSVASATSSKKGFQLNFQVQLDDMEKIPKTPSPEL from the coding sequence ATGAACTCGCCACATTTCAACGAGCTGTCGCCCAGCATGTCTCCCATAGCGTTTGGGTTTGACGACAAGACGCTGCTCTCGCCGACGAAGCTGAAGCTAGACCAGCACGCACCGATGAACTCGCTGTTGTACCCGACATCACTGTCCAAGCTGAGCGAGCTCTCGAGGACCGGGAGGTCCCAGCAGCGGTCCAGGAGGGACTCGGACACGCTGAGGTCCCTCTCGCCGCTGCGGCTGCAGTTCCAGAACACAGGCGGTGCCAACCCGGGTCCTAACTTCAGCATGGGTGCTCCAAAGATGCTGAAGCCCGAGTTCTTGCAGAAAAGCTCTACTTCAACATCAACTCTGCCTTTGCTATCCGCGCTTCTGATGAAGACTGGCAATGGTAAGGCGGGCTCTCAGCAGCAGGGCTCTGCTTCTAATGAAAACAACAGCCAGACCACCAGTATGTCGGGCTTTGAGCAAGTGTCAATGATCAAGGAGTCTCTGGATCAGCTACGGCAAGAAGTCATAGTTCCTAAGAGGAACAAGAACCGTGACTCTACTAGCACAAGACGCGACAGAGCCACTACAACAAAGGATGAAACTTTAGCTGTGTCGGATGACAAAGATGCAAGGAAGGTGTCGGATGCCAACAGTGAAAAGACTCTGTATGAAGAACAACACCTGAGGAAGCAGGTTCCAGCTTCTCACTCAAAAGAAGTGGGTTCTTCTAGGATTTTCTCTACTGAAACAGCAACCTCTGCTAAGGACGTCGACTCCCAACAATTGAGAGACGGTTTGGATGTCGAAGCGTTGCCAACTGACAGAAACGGATTTGTACAAATTGATCATAAGAATATCAACACCAACAGATATAGTTTCATCTCCGCAACTTCCACAGACTACGATATGGAATGGTACGAGAGCCAAAATAATATAGCCAAACACGCAAACAGTCACCGCCATGGGCATTTATCTTCTAATAGGATGATGTCTGTGATTCAGGACGATCTTAGGAACCAAGTTAATCTAGAGAGTCAGTCAAGCCAGAGTTCGACGTCATATGAGGCCCAAAAACTTGACTTGAAGATTAAACAGCTTGAACTTGAGATCAGTGAGCTTAAATTGCAAAATGAGAAATTGATCCACTCCATCACAACCAATAGAATAGTGGAGGATAGACTTCTCATGGATTTCATTGGTAACAACGAAAATGCCCCAATTGCAAAACCGACGCAGCAAAGGGACATGGAGAAGAAAGTCAAGCAACTTGAAAAGAGGTTTGACAGTTACCAGAAAGTGTTGAAACAGTTAAAAGTTATAAGCAACTCTCCGCCACCAAAGAAATCTAATTCAAAACATGGCCATCGTCATTCTCATGGCCACAGAAAATCATGtgataatattcaattaaCCGACAACAGAGGGCGGATTCTACGTATTTCAAGTACAGAGCTGAGAAAACTAGATGAACAACAGGactcttcatcatcttcgcCATCCTCTTTTTCAGACTCTCCCTCAAGTACATCTGTTATTGCAGAGGATGAAATTGAGCAAATTGATTTGGAAGATCCAACCGAGGAAAAGATTATTGTTAAGAAGAGACAGAATGCTGCATCGTCAGTTGCAAGTGCCACAAGCTCTAAGAAAGGTTTTCAATTAAACTTTCAAGTTCAATTAGATGACATGGAAAAAATTCCAAAGACTCCATCTCCAGAGTTATAA
- the PEX13 gene encoding peroxin PEX13 (CAGL0A04147g~Ortholog(s) have peroxisome matrix targeting signal-1 binding, peroxisome matrix targeting signal-2 binding, protein binding, bridging activity and role in fatty acid metabolic process, protein import into peroxisome matrix, docking), whose translation MTYTETRPKPWETNGGTTAAVDRAFDIENEANNSLMSTRDTTTQESHEQGTREGSEPPEVVPRPPGLTNTMNGGVGTGMYNSGGYGYDSGIYGGGMYGNNGGMFGSMYSGAMNRYGGMYGGGYGNYGSFYNNGYNYGGAYGDMGGNGLEQIGESTRATFQLIESLIGAVTGFAQMLESTYMATHNSFFTMISVAEQFNYLKEVLGSAFGIFAIMKFLKRLLYFVTNGRLGSAPKRIQGGGNSGNSRLLEEFSRFGLNNDKAPARKITLKPLLFFLSAVFGFPYLLNKFIQKLQEVQQRNSIAMGKDGDGTIDPSKLEFARALYDFTPENPQIEITLKKGDLVAIISKADPLGRSSDWWKVRNRAGQNGYAPYNYLEIIKRVKKQESKTPPA comes from the coding sequence ATGACCTATACAGAGACGAGGCCGAAGCCTTGGGAGACTAATGGAGGCACAACCGCAGCGGTAGACCGGGCGTTCGATATAGAGAATGAGGCTAATAACTCCCTAATGTCTACCAGAGACACTACAACACAGGAATCTCATGAGCAGGGTACTAGGGAGGGTTCAGAACCACCGGAAGTGGTGCCCCGACCACCGGGATTGACTAACACTATGAATGGTGGTGTTGGAACTGGTATGTACAACAGTGGAGGATATGGTTATGACAGCGGTATTTACGGTGGTGGAATGTATGGCAACAATGGCGGAATGTTTGGATCCATGTATAGCGGTGCTATGAATAGATATGGAGGCATGTATGGAGGTGGTTACGGGAACTACGGATCATTTTACAATAATGGTTATAACTACGGAGGAGCGTATGGTGACATGGGAGGAAATGGTTTAGAACAGATTGGAGAATCTACTAGAGCAACGTTCCAACTTATAGAGAGCCTTATTGGAGCAGTTACCGGGTTTGCACAGATGTTGGAATCCACTTACATGGCAACTCATAACTCTTTCTTTACTATGATTTCTGTTGCAGAACAATTTAACTATTTAAAGGAAGTATTAGGATCAGCATTCGGCATATTTGCCATaatgaagtttttgaaaaggTTACTGTATTTTGTCACAAATGGGAGGCTAGGCAGCGCACCAAAACGTATACAAGGAGGTGGTAATTCTGGTAATTCACGCCTATTAGAGGAATTTAGCCGTTTTGGACTTAACAATGATAAAGCACCTGCGAGGAAGATAACATTGAAGCCTTTgctattctttttatctGCAGTTTTTGGTTTCCCGTATTTGCTCAATAAGTTTATCCAGAAACTACAGGAAGTTCAACAGAGAAATAGCATTGCAATGGGAAAAGATGGAGATGGTACTATAGATCCTTCTAAACTTGAATTTGCCAGGGCGTTATATGATTTCACGCCTGAAAATCCtcaaattgaaattacaTTAAAGAAGGGAGATTTAGTGGCTATTATAAGCAAAGCAGATCCTCTAGGCCGCAGTTCAGACTGGTGGAAAGTACGAAACAGAGCTGGACAGAATGGATACGCGCCATATAATTATCTTGAGATAATCAAAAGAGTCaaaaaacaagaaagtAAAACCCCTCCTGCATAG
- the UPS1 gene encoding Ups1p (CAGL0A04103g~Ortholog(s) have phosphatidic acid transporter activity and role in cardiolipin metabolic process, phospholipid translocation, positive regulation of phosphatidylcholine biosynthetic process) — MVLVHRSVHVFENDFASVSCAFFNRYPNPYSRTVKSIDTLNQQVLDGKLHTTRLLRKTGNMPVWARPFLGRISESWVIEVSVVDPQRGRMETFTKNLDHTRIMQVEEYSTYDYNFETRKTSVVSRVKFSSGFTTGLRERLENWSRSIFDENVKYSRQGMLFVMKKIEEKRNKRSLLQQIQNIEP; from the coding sequence ATGGTTTTGGTTCATAGGAGTGTGCATGTGTTTGAGAATGACTTTGCGTCTGTGTCCTGTGCGTTCTTCAACCGGTACCCGAACCCATACTCGCGGACAGTGAAGTCGATAGACACGTTGAACCAGCAGGTGCTGGACGGCAAGCTGCACACGACGCGGTTGCTGCGGAAGACCGGGAACATGCCTGTGTGGGCTCGTCCTTTCCTCGGGAGGATATCTGAGTCCTGGGTGATAGAGGTGTCTGTGGTGGACCCGCAGCGCGGGAGGATGGAGACGTTCACCAAGAACCTGGACCACACCAGGATCATGCAGGTGGAGGAGTACAGCACATACGACTACAACTTCGAGACGCGGAAGACCAGCGTGGTGAGCCGAGTGAAGTTTTCCAGTGGGTTCACCACGGGGCTGCGTGAGCGTCTGGAGAACTGGTCGAGGTCCATATTCGACGAGAACGTCAAGTACAGCAGGCAAGGTATGCTGTttgtgatgaagaagatcgAAGAGAAGAGGAACAAGAGGTCCTTGCTGCAGCAAATCCAGAACATCGAGCCTTGA
- the NMT1 gene encoding glycylpeptide N-tetradecanoyltransferase NMT1 (CAGL0A04059g~Myristoyl-CoA, protein N-myristoyltransferase) has translation MSEKKIEELLKLLSMNNGDMSKLTANQRKEMKEYKFWKTQPVTKFDEEVKEEGPIHEEKTPADIPDEPLPLLPDFEWCAIDVDDEKQLEDVFVLLNENYVEDRDASFRFNYTREFFNWALKSPGWTPDWHIGVRVKASKKLIAFISAIPVRLRVRAKVIDSVEINFLCVHKQLRSKRLTPVLIKEITRRVNKRNIWHALYTAGVVLPAPVSTCRYAHRPLNWDKLYEVQFTDLPPNATKAEMVAKYTLPKATKTAGLRELRLEDVDQALALFNRYQSRFDIVQEFTKEEFIHWFINDKNVVEQDKRVVFSYVVESEGKVTDFFSFYSLPFTILNNSRYKDLGIGYLYYYASDADFKFEDRFDKEGTSLLKQRLSTLVQDACIIAAQNKMDVFNALSSQDNTLFLEDLKFGPGDGFLNFYLFNYRTFPITGGLTEDQHFDTEHRSNVGVVML, from the coding sequence ATGAGTGAGAAGAAGATCGAGGAGCTTTTGAAGCTTCTGAGCATGAACAATGGGGACATGTCGAAGTTGACAGCGAACCAGCGGAAGGAGATGAAGGAGTACAAGTTCTGGAAGACGCAGCCTGTGACGAAGTTTGACGAGGAAGTGAAGGAGGAAGGGCCCATCCACGAGGAGAAGACGCCTGCGGATATACCTGACGAGCCGCTGCCCCTGTTGCCAGACTTCGAGTGGTGTGCCATTGATGTCGACGACGAGAAGCAGTTGGAGGACGTGTTTGTGCTGCTGAATGAGAACTACGTGGAGGACCGCGATGCGTCGTTCAGGTTCAATTACACCCGCGAGTTCTTCAACTGGGCGCTCAAGAGCCCCGGCTGGACCCCCGACTGGCACATCGGTGTGCGTGTGAAGGCCTCCAAGAAGCTGATTGCGTTCATCTCCGCCATCCCAGTGAGGCTCAGAGTGAGAGCCAAGGTTATCGACAGCGTCGAGATCAACTTCCTATGTGTGCACAAGCAACTGAGATCAAAGAGGTTGACTCCCGTGCTGATCAAAGAGATCACCAGACGTGTCAACAAGCGCAACATATGGCACGCACTGTACACAGCCGGTGTGGTGTTGCCTGCTCCGGTGAGCACCTGCAGGTACGCACACAGACCGTTGAACTGGGACAAGCTATATGAGGTCCAGTTCACTGACCTGCCTCCGAACGCCACGAAGGCGGAGATGGTGGCCAAGTACACGCTTCCAAAGGCAACGAAGACCGCCGGTCTGAGAGAGTTGAGACTCGAGGATGTAGACCAGGCCCTGGCACTGTTCAACAGGTACCAGTCCCGGTTTGATATCGTCCAGGAGTTCACCAAGGAAGAGTTCATACATTGGTTTATTAACGACAAGAACGTTGTGGAACAGGACAAGAGGGTTGTATTCTCCTATGTTGTTGAGAGCGAGGGCAAGGTAACAgacttcttctctttctacTCACTGCCATTCACAATCTTGAACAACTCCCGCTACAAGGACCTGGGTATCGGTTACTTATACTACTACGCCTCGGATGCCGACTTCAAGTTCGAGGACAGGTTCGACAAAGAAGGTACATCACTCCTAAAGCAAAGACTCTCCACGTTGGTGCAGGACGCATGTATCATCGCGGCACAGAACAAGATGGACGTCTTCAACGCTTTGTCCTCCCAGGATAACACACTGTTCCTGGAAGACCTGAAGTTTGGTCCAGGTGACGGGTTCTTGAACTTCTACCTGTTCAACTACAGAACATTCCCAATCACCGGTGGCCTGACTGAGGACCAGCACTTCGACACCGAGCACCGCAGTAACGTCGGCGTTGTCATGCTGTAA
- the SBH2 gene encoding Arf family guanine nucleotide exchange factor SBH2 (CAGL0A04191g~Ortholog(s) have ARF guanyl-nucleotide exchange factor activity, role in SRP-dependent cotranslational protein targeting to membrane and Ssh1 translocon complex localization), which translates to MSTPPPPGGHRTLQRRRQAQAVKEKQQTQTPTSARAAGFGGSSSSILKIFTDEADGLRVDPLVVLFLAAGFIFTVMSMHFVAKMTGQVF; encoded by the coding sequence atgTCTACTCCACCACCACCGGGAGGTCACCGTACGTTGCAGAGAAGGAGACAGGCGCAGGCCGTGAAGGAGAAGCAGCAGACGCAGACGCCTACCTCTGCGCGTGCTGCTGGGTTCGGGGGCTCCAGCAGCAGCATCCTGAAGATTTTCACCGACGAGGCCGACGGACTGCGTGTGGACCCGCTCGTAGTGCTGTTCCTGGCCGCCGGTTTCATCTTCACCGTGATGTCCATGCACTTCGTCGCCAAGATGACCGGCCAAGTGTTCTGA
- the PIN4 gene encoding Pin4p (CAGL0A04213g~Ortholog(s) have mRNA binding activity) — MDTDSNPEAGVNNGAANGAANAASLTNDTATPPTTTTTTATTNNDYEANDEDVIPNAIVIKNIPFAIKKEQLLDIIQEMGLPLPYAFNYHFDNGIFRGLAFANFSTPEDTSRVISDLNGKEINGRKLKVEYKKMLPQAERERIEREKREKRGQLEEQHRSMSNLSLSSMNRNSNNTNNSNVTPAANTTNLLSQQLFSPNLGSLSTMQNSNIVQPMANQSTSGSMYSARNSAYQNDPNTSANMVQQQSAVTERYYAPLPAAYSLPLPPQQLDLNDPDTLEIYSQLLLFKDREKTYYELAYPVGVSANHKRIINVLCSYLNLVEVYDPRFIIIRRKVLNQNDLQSHILQNQQSPQVGTTENNAMMHPLQASSTGGSMNRSHSYTNLLQTHAAAAAVGTTTASYGLGVTAASSTGTPKITQLAQQMVANQQSQQQNASAQGHVASTSSPVISVQSNPLFSGEQQQSLLRQTSGLTASSRIPSGYSSNQMYNNVNPLLRNNGISPPAGQTALNMTSIHNNQRIPQGFPASASQLQQQQQQQQQTYGQNSNPLIPQHTNESAHSNYSLQSLHDDLMNQQSNTSVLGNSISATNTANASDMIYRTLSQSRYEDGLEQGLNRSLSALDLTGKDQENSSNDKNAGWP, encoded by the coding sequence ATGGACACCGACAGTAATCCTGAGGCGGGGGTCAATAACGGGGCCGCTAACGGTGCCGCCAACGCTGCAAGTCTCACAAACGACACAGCCACACctccaacaacaacaacaacaacagcaacaacaaataaTGATTACGAGGCCAACGATGAGGACGTTATACCTAACGCGATAGTTATCAAGAACATCCCGTTTGCGATCAAGAAGGAGCAGCTGCTGGACATCATCCAGGAGATGGGGCTGCCCTTGCCGTACGCGTTCAACTACCACTTCGATAACGGTATCTTCAGAGGGCTGGCGTTTGCGAACTTCTCCACTCCAGAGGACACAAGCAGGGTGATCTCCGACTTGAATGGCAAGGAGATCAACGGGCGGAAGCTGAAGGTGGAGTACAAAAAGATGCTGCCACAGGCGGAAAGAGAGCGCATCGAAAGagagaaaagagaaaagagagGCCAGCTGGAAGAACAACACAGATCCATGTCAAACTTGTCTCTGTCATCTATGAACAGAAACAGCAACAATACAAACAACAGCAATGTAACCCCAGCGGCAAATACCACCAACTTGCTGTCTCAGCAGCTCTTCTCTCCAAACTTGGGATCTTTATCCACTATGCAAAACAGCAACATTGTACAACCAATGGCCAACCAGAGCACTTCGGGATCGATGTACAGCGCCCGTAACAGCGCATACCAGAACGATCCTAACACAAGCGCGAACATGGTCCAGCAACAGTCTGCCGTGACTGAAAGATACTATGCCCCATTACCAGCAGCTTACTCGTTGCCATTGCCTCCACAGCAGTTGGACCTAAACGATCCTGATACTTTGGAAATTTACTCCCAACTATTATTGTTCAAGGATAGAGAGAAGACGTACTACGAGCTGGCTTACCCTGTCGGCGTTTCTGCCAACCACAAACGTATTATAAATGTGCTATGCTCTTACTTAAACCTAGTTGAGGTGTACGATCCTAGGTTCATCATTATAAGAAGGAAAGTCTTGAACCAAAATGACTTGCAATCTCACATCTTACAAAATCAACAGTCTCCTCAAGTTGGGACGACCGAGAATAATGCAATGATGCACCCATTGCAAGCTAGCTCTACTGGAGGATCGATGAACAGATCTCACTCTTACACAAATCTTCTACAAACGCATGCCGCTGCCGCTGCCGTTGGAACAACAACTGCCAGCTATGGATTGGGCGTTACAGCCGCCTCCTCCACTGGTACTCCCAAGATTACACAGCTAGCTCAACAAATGGTTGCCAATCAACAAAGCCAACAGCAGAATGCAAGCGCACAAGGTCATGTAGCTTCTACCTCTTCACCAGTTATTAGTGTTCAATCCAATCCTCTATTCAGTGgagaacaacaacaatcaCTTCTAAGACAAACAAGTGGCTTAACAGCATCTTCCAGAATTCCTTCCGGGTACTCTTCCAATCAAATGTACAATAATGTGAACCCATTGCTAAGAAATAACGGTATTTCCCCACCAGCTGGCCAAACAGCTTTAAATATGACCTCAATCCATAACAACCAGAGAATCCCACAAGGTTTCCCAGCATCTGCATCTCAgttacaacaacagcaacaacagcaacaacaaacaTACGGTCAAAACTCAAATCCTTTAATACCGCAGCACACTAATGAATCGGCTCACTCTAACTATTCTTTGCAGTCCCTACATGATGACTTAATGAATCAGCAGTCCAATACCTCTGTTTTAGGCAACAGTATCTCTGCTACAAATACTGCTAACGCCTCCGATATGATCTACAGAACATTGAGCCAATCTAGATATGAGGACGGTCTTGAACAAGGCCTTAACAGATCCTTGAGCGCATTGGACCTGACTGGTAAGGACCAGGAAAATTCTTCAAACGATAAGAATGCAGGCTGGCCTTAA